Part of the Takifugu flavidus isolate HTHZ2018 unplaced genomic scaffold, ASM371156v2 ctg470, whole genome shotgun sequence genome, gaatcccacaacttacctgggacctgtGAGGTGGCCCTTAATGATGCTTTTGGTGCTCTCAAAGAGATTTCTAAATTCACCAATCACACACTGtgtaagtttgtagcacatttgctttgtaacACATCTAAGAGGAATTAAAACCtttaactaaagagaaaaaacaatccttgtagatgttcagcggcggcgtggctgcatcacgtcagacgagaggcttgaatctgcttttgacaactgggcagtgaatggagagggtttcattcagtttgatgctggagctcagaaatggaaagccctgtctccttctgcagaaatgattaaagattcgtggaacaACCGTGAGGCTCGGAACCATTTGTTTGGACAATTCATCAGGAGATACTGTctagaaatgatccatcagatcaaattaagagaagcggaaaaaagaacaggtgaacacactctctggtccaaaaaaatataacgcaaaatataataaaatcacaGCTTTGAATCACTTCATTAAATTggacataattcaggaattaacctgaacacatacaaaaagtcttttcttcccctggctggtcccaccctgatcatcaccttttctatcctcctgcagatctccgtgtgtttgccaaccctgttaacagaaccaaggcattgctgaagtgccacgtcaccagtactgacaaatcagtgcgttcagtgtctctgactgaagacggggcccccaaggcaaactggatcactgtaactggcccgttgccttctggggatggatcagtgatcctcatcctgacagctgaggtccccctgatccaccccaacatctatggctgtgttgtccaaacagaagacagaaccatcactgtcatgtggggtgagaactttacatttacatgctgctgcatgattgttatttaCAGATCTATAGATTGTTTCTGGGCCCAATTGTAAATATAACTGGTAAAAAAGTTCAGGAACATATGATACAGAATAATGCAAGGTTTTAAACCTActgtattttattgttattgccataatttcccttttgtttcagatggaaaaacacttgCTGGTGTTAATTGGACATTCTGGGCTCCCATTTTGGTTTcatgtgttcttttaatctgcgCAACAGCACGGATGCTCAAATGTAAGTCTCactacttttgttgaaacactcaTCAGTCTGTCAGCTGATATTTTGGTATTAATGTTTCAATAATTAGCTTTATGATCAGATCAATGTTTGTAATGAAATATCTGCCAACATGTATTATTTGTGTTTCACAATAGTCAAGAAGAGGATTGTTTCAAGTGATGAAGAACAACCACCAGTATCTTTAAGGAGTGATGAATTGATGGATAaccagaagaatgaatatttgtcAAGATTGGACAAGAGACAAATGCTATGATCCAGAATATTTTTATTCTCCATATTAAAGTTGCCCCGTGTAATACAACTGAGCAGgggatcaaaacacaaacatttgcaGTGAACCGACTTTAACGTTCACATTTACGACACTTTCAAACAGAGCACGTTTAACAGAACATACAGGTGAAGTCACAACAGTGATCAGGTGTAAAAAGCTAAAGAGCAAAagaaactttttatttttatgttcttttcccTGTGACCTTTTATCTGTTATGTAAGCACTTTGGTTTCCTATTTAGACATTATAAAGCATTACACAAATAACTATTTCTATGTTAATGTAACATGACCACCAAACTACTGTTTAGTGAACCGTTTACTTAaacattaatttatttctttaagagaCTGATCAAATGTAACTCATGttctttgatgatgtcatgtggCACCAAGAATGTTGTCAATAAAcgattaattttaatttaatgaaattgaatatcaaaataaatgtacataCTTGTTAAGATCTTCTTTTACtgtattaaatgtctttatactAAGATTGTCTTATTTTTACTTCCTTCATTAGAAGAatagtttatattttatatcaaGAGGCAGAATTTTTATTTACTCCAGATTATAAAGAACAACTTGATTAGACTTATTTTTATACATAAACATTTATTAGTAAGAAATaacatatatgtatatttttgtaacAATTTTCATGTAGATTGTTTTTTTGATCTTTCACAAAAATAAGGCTCGAGTGATTTGTATTTGTAGTTTACTGAATTAGTCTAAAGCgtgttcctttaaaaacacgtgcaacaaagatgaaaaagaaagacatcGGACAGAAATGATCAATCCGTTTATAAACTAATTTATTGGCCTATCAGAGCGCTGCCAGATTAATAAATTATTGTTCACCCAGGTAATAATGACTTTTATGGCTTTTCAAAAAAGCATCCACAGAAACTTCAGTGACTATATTTTCATGTCACCTTCGtattattattgtcacattCTACTAAATTTGTTTGGTAACATGTGAAAACTCAAATACTTTCAAGATCTTAAATGATCCTAAAAGATCTTTAACATCAAACATGTCTCTAAACTACAGACATCACCTTTTATAATACATTCAGTGAGAAGACATAAATGCATTGTTGTCAAACTTAGAAGAAGAATCAGTATCAGGGTTTCCTGCAGAATAGGATTTAGTAGTTCTATTTTcaggacaataacaacaaaagcaCCATTTAATGCTACTCATTAAAAACCAGTAGTAACAAGTACTCATGCAAAATCAAATCAGACAGTAACCTTCAGATGTTTTATGACATTCCAGACGCTATTCTGTAGGACCTCTAATATCTGTTTAGTAATAACTGCTATCTGCTCGTTGTGGAGGCTGATGATGTCTGACCAAGATCTCCCCTGAGAAAACACAGACCAGCAGCTCAGCCTtccagagagaagatggagcagtTACAGAAGGAACAGGGGATGTTAAACTAGTACAgaattaaaatgtcaatatAGAACATATTTCAACCAGTGAAGAGCAGGCAGCCAGGCTAAAGCAGCAAGAATGTAGCTCAGAGGAACAGAATTATAACTTTGTTCAACGATGGAACATTTATCACTTCAATTAaggcaaaaccaaaaaaacaaacacaaaacaacccTACAAATTATACTTATAATTGTTCGTCACTCAAGTTTATGAAGAACATTTCACGTCTCGGTAAAATAAAAGTAAGGGGGTATCCAACTATTACACCACTTCCGGTGTTTACTGCGTGATAAAAAATTCAAAAAGTAACGATCGTACAATCAGAAAAATCGTGACGGTGTTCTGAAGACGTTTGGTTCCCCAGCGCTGGAGAGACaacttcatcttttctcctcttttggatgcacaacaacaacaacatcgaCAGCAAATAATTATGGACTTTTATTTGGGAAACgcaactgcaggaagatgaAGTTCTGTCTTTTGCTTTACTGGGTtttgctgccagcagcagaatgtggtAGGTGACACAACTGTAATGGCGAAAGTTTGGATTTGCAGGGTTGTTAGACGCCGCGCAAAGTTTGTCAAGTTTATTGAATCAAGTTTATTTTGGTCACCACGTGTTACACTCATCGAGAACCTCAGGCTCCGAACCGAACTGCAGCGTTGGAAACACGCGCCTTTCTTGTCGCGCTCTTTGTGCGTCAAACACTTGAACAGATTCCCGAGAGAAGTTCCACGGACATCCAAAGATTTAagactgactgatccatgatccACAACCacgtttaaatattaataataaaatactggctaaagacaggaaaacgtccaaaaaagagaacattttatGGTTTGCTCTGGAGACCCGGAGAAGCTGCTTTATTAGGTGTAATAGTTCAtgatcttccttttcttctttcttaaaCTGGTGGTTGGTAGACTATGTTTCAGCTTATTACTGCCATCGACTGTTGAGTGTAGATCAGGAAGCAAgataattttatttaaaaaagcatttattcgGCCTGATATTTCTTCTGATTGTTTGGTACCCGTGTGACCTACAAAGCCTGAGTGAGACCCTCAAGAAGGGCACCAAATTTAAACAACGGGTGTCGTAGTTTCCAACCAGGT contains:
- the LOC130520662 gene encoding RLA class II histocompatibility antigen, DP beta chain-like isoform X1 yields the protein MNICLLFWILLPAAECGSHSLEFLSTGRVQPGSGLHFEQVTEFDGVVISHCDSGTQQEHFKPVLESHNLPGTCEVALNDAFGALKEISKFTNHTLYVQRRRGCITSDERLESAFDNWAVNGEGFIQFDAGAQKWKALSPSAEMIKDSWNNREARNHLFGQFIRRYCLEMIHQIKLREAEKRTDLRVFANPVNRTKALLKCHVTSTDKSVRSVSLTEDGAPKANWITVTGPLPSGDGSVILILTAEVPLIHPNIYGCVVQTEDRTITVMWDGKTLAGVNWTFWAPILVSCVLLICATARMLKFKKRIVSSDEEQPPVSLRSDELMDNQKNEYLSRLDKRQML